One segment of Brassica napus cultivar Da-Ae chromosome C3, Da-Ae, whole genome shotgun sequence DNA contains the following:
- the LOC111212471 gene encoding heterogeneous nuclear ribonucleoprotein Q-like: MSDAPDVDDRVDYEDGSSSEMEEEEHVEEYEEEEDDDDNQDAEELDVDGYGGRKGGDREEGQEELAEDEDNNIDIDIETAEDEEKSASHIDEEGKEEYSRLLSLPPHGSEVFIGGLPRNVGEEDLRDLCEPMGDIFEVRLMKDRDSGESKGYAFVGFKTKDVAQKAIEKLHSKEFKGKTLRCSLSETKNRLFIGNIPKGWDEDEFRKVIEDVGPGVENIELIKDPTNSTLNRGFAFVLYYNNPCADYSRQKMIDSSFKLEGNAPTVTWADPKSSPETSAAAAQVKALYVKNIPENTSTEQLKELFQRHGEVTKVVTPPGKGGKRDFGFVHYAERSSALKAVNDSQRYEINGQELEVVLAKPQAERKHEPSSYAYGAAAATPAPFALPTFGGFAAPPYGAMGIAGSFAQPMMYGGGAMPTGMQMVPMLLPDGRVGYVLQQPGMQMAPPPPRPRRVDRNNGSSGRSGRESSHDDDGNRGGRRYRPY; encoded by the exons ATGTCAGACGCACCAGATGTTGATGACCGTGTGGATTACGAGGATGGTAGCTCCAGTGAGATGGAGGAGGAGGAACATGTAGAGGAgtatgaagaggaagaagacgatgatgaCAATCAAGATGCCGAAGAGCTTGATGTGGATGGTTACGGTGGTAGAAAAGGTGGGGATAGGGAAGAAGGTCAGGAGGAGTTGGCTGAAGATGAAGACAACAATATTGATATTGATATTGAGACAGCAGAAGATGAAGAGAAGTCAGCGTCTCATATTGATGAAGAAGGAAAGGAAGAGTATTCCCGTCTTCTCTCACTTCCTCCTCATGGTTCTGAAGTTTTCATTGGCGGCCTCCCAAGAAATGTTGGAGAAGAAGACCTAAGGGATCTATGTGAACCGATGGGCGACATCTTTGAG GTGAGACTGATGAAAGATAGAGACTCTGGTGAGAGCAAAGGCTATGCCTTTGTAGGTTTCAAAACCAAAGACGTTGCACAAAAGGCCATTGAGAAGCTCCACAGTAAAGAGTTTAAG gGAAAGACCTTAAGATGCTCCCTTTCTGAAACTAAGAATAGACTATTTATTGGTAACATCCCAAAAGGCTGGGATGAGGATGAGTTTAGGAAAGTCATAGAGGATGTTGGTCCTGGAGTGGAGAATATTGAGCTCATAAAA GACCCAACAAATTCAACTCTTAACCGCGGTTTTGCATTTGTTCTATACTATAACAACCCATGTGCTGATTACTCAAGGCAGAAAATGATAGACTCTAGTTTTAAGCTTGAGGGTAACGCCCCAACTGTGACTTGGGCTGACCCAAAAAGCTCTCCTGAGACTTCAGCCGCTGCTGCTCAG GTGAAAGCTCTTTATGTGAAGAATATTCCAGAGAATACCTCAACAGAGCAACTTAAAGAGCTCTTTCAGAGACATGGAGAAGTGACTAAAGTCGTCACACCTCCTGGAAAAGGTGGAAAGCGTGATTTTGGGTTTGTCCACTATGCTGAAAGGTCTAGTGCTTTGAAGGCTGTCAACGACTCCCAGAGATATGAAATCAACg GTCAAGAGTTAGAAGTAGTGCTTGCTAAACCCCAGGCTGAGAGGAAACATGAACCTTCTTCTTATGCTTATGGTGCTGCTGCAGCTACTCCTGCTCCATTTGCTCTTCCCACGTTTGGTGGTTTTGCTGCACCTCCTTATGGTGCTATGGGTATTGCCGGTAGTTTTGCTCAG CCAATGATGTATGGGGGAGGAGCAATGCCAACAGGGATGCAAATGGTTCCAATGCTTCTTCCTGATGGCCGGGTTGGCTATGTTCT GCAACAGCCTGGTATGCAGATGGCACCACCGCCGCCGCGACCCAGAAGAGTTGACCGGAATAACGGCTCAAGCGGAAGGTCAGGGAGAGAAAGCAGCCATGATGATGATGGTAACCGAGGAGGCAGAAGGTACCGTCCCTACTAG
- the LOC106452380 gene encoding protein IQ-DOMAIN 17-like, which yields MGKKSGSSSSSWLTAVKRAFRSPTKKEHNNNNNINAHGNEAEEDDDKKREKRRWLFRKTTNHDSPAKTTGAVKDGSAPKPVETAAINTNASSSVSEQRNAAPPPPTTVSVVSELPQATAELPNIPSRSYSAREIHAAIIIQTCFRGYLARRALRALKGLVKLQALVRGHNVRKQAKMTLRCMQALVRVQSRVLDQRKRLSHDGTRKSAFSDTHSVLESRYLQDISDRRSMPREGSSIAEDWEDRPQTIQEVKAMLQERRDNSLSKAFSQQIRRTRGSQSIGEEEEERPKWLDRWMSSKPWDKRASTDQRPPVYKTVEIDTSQPYLTRAHSRTGASPSRSQRPDTPSRTSHHYNHQHSFSSATPSPAKSRPIQIRSASPRIQRDDRSAYSYTSNTPSLRSNYSFTARSGYSVCTTTTLPNYMAITESAKARIRSQSAPRQRPLTPEKDRGGSARKRLSYPVPPQPPMEVGGGYCGDSNSQSLRSPSLKSIGGSQLGALEQQSNYSSCYTESVGGGGEISPASTSDRRWLRF from the exons ATGGGGAAGAAGAGCGgctcttcgtcttcttcctgGCTCACCGCTGTTAAACGAGCTTTCCGATCTCCGACCAAgaaagaacacaacaacaacaacaacatcaatGCTCACGGTAATGAAGCTGAGGAAGACGATGACAAG aagaGAGAGAAGCGACGGTGGTTATTCAGAAAAACAACGAATCACGACTCTCCGGCAAAGACCACCGGCGCTGTAAAAGACGGGTCTGCTCCGAAACCTGTTGAAACGGCGGCGATCAACACAAATGCTTCATCCTCTGTTTCAGAACAGAGAAACGCCGCACCCCCACCGCCCACCACCGTCTCCGTCGTATCGGAACTTCCTCAGGCGACGGCGGAGCTACCAAATATACCAAGCCGGAGTTACTCTGCGAGAGAAATCCATGCAGCTATTATCATCCAAACTTGTTTCAGAGGTTATCTG GCACGAAGAGCGTTAAGAGCGTTGAAAGGATTAGTGAAGCTACAAGCACTAGTGAGAGGTCACAACGTTAGGAAACAAGCTAAGATGACATTACGATGTATGCAAGCTCTGGTCCGAGTCCAGTCTCGTGTCCTTGACCAACGGAAACGCTTGTCTCACGACGGTACTCGCAAGTCTGCCTTCAGTGACACTCACAGTGTTCTTGAATCTCGTTATCTTCAAGACATTTCAGACAGAAGATCAATG CCAAGAGAAGGAAGTAGCATTGCTGAAGATTGGGAGGACCGACCACAAACGATTCAAGAAGTAAAAGCAATGTTGCAAGAAAGACGAGACAATAGTTTATCAAAAGCTTTCTCTCAACAG ATTAGGAGAACGAGAGGTAGTCAATCTataggagaagaggaagaagagagaccAAAATGGTTAGACCGGTGGATGTCATCTAAACCGTGGGATAAACGAGCTTCAACGGACCAAAGACCACCGGTTTACAAAACAGTTGAAATCGATACTTCTCAACCGTACTTAACCCGTGCTCATTCAAGAACCGGTGCTAGTCCTAGCCGTAGCCAACGTCCTGACACACCATCAAGAACCAGCCACCATTACAACCATCAACATAGTTTCTCATCAGCTACACCGTCTCCGGCTAAATCAAGACCGATACAAATCCGGTCCGCGAGTCCACGCATTCAAAGAGATGACCGGTCTGCTTACAGCTACACATCAAACACACCTAGCTTGAGGTCTAACTATAGCTTTACCGCAAGAAGTGGCTATAGCGTTTGCACCACCACTACATTGCCGAACTACATGGCCATCACTGAATCAGCAAAGGCTAGAATAAGGTCTCAGAGCGCGCCGAGGCAAAGACCTTTGACACCTGAGAAAGACCGTGGCGGATCAGCTAGGAAACGGCTTTCATATCCGGTTCCACCGCAGCCACCAATGGAGGTTGGAGGAGGGTATTGTGGTGATAGCAACAGTCAGAGTTTGAGGAGTCCAAGTCTGAAGAGTATCGGTGGTTCACAGTTGGGTGCATTGGAGCAACAGTCAAACTACTCTTCTTGCTATACCGAGTCtgttggtggtggtggagagatCTCACCTGCTTCTACTAGTGATAGAAGATGGTTAAGGTTTTAA
- the LOC106384150 gene encoding uncharacterized protein LOC106384150, with the protein MEDFKEDRWCLLPFWILWILWKSRNEFMFSERNTQPIEEARRAIEASDEWFTNYRENNFNISRSIRSSAWEPPFQGWVKRNFDSSFHRDREDSGIGWIVRDHEGNYILSGSAKDGVMSGLKVINMELTRIINAQDQSIELGNLLFDIRHRMQKLPECSLGQVNREKTLE; encoded by the exons ATGGAGGATTTCAAGGAAGATCGTTGGTGTTTGTTGCCATTTTGGATTCTTTGGATATTGTGGAAATCAAGGAATGAGTTCATGTTTTCTGAAAGAAACACTCAACCAATAGAGGAAGCGAGGAGAGCAATTGAAGCTAGTGATGAATGGTTTACTAACTACAGAGAAAATAATTTCAATATTTCCAGAAGCATTAGAAGTTCTGCTTGGGAACCGCCGTTTCAAGGTTGGGTGAAACGTAATTTCGATAGTAGCTTCCACAGGGACAGAGAGGATTCGGGAATTGGATGGATAGTTAGAGATCATGAAGGCAATTACATACTGTCAGGATCGGCTAAG GATGGCGTAATGTCTGGTTTGAAGGTGATAAACATGGAACTCACACGTATCATTAATGCTCAAGATCAAAGTATCGAGTTGGGGAATTTACTGTTTGATATCAGACATCGGATGCAGAAGCTACCGGAATGTTCTTTGGGACAAGTCAATAGGGAGAAGactttagaataa
- the LOC111212472 gene encoding probable protein S-acyltransferase 12 — protein sequence MNLFRFCSGLKVLGYFMILLVFAVVAVSYYAVVVNTWWPILIESSHGALTALACLIISLFHFLLMMLLWSYFTVVFTDPGSVPEHFRRELGGGESLEAGTSTDQRAFGSLGYCPKCRNVKPPRCHHCSVCQRCVLKMDHHCVWIVNCVGARNYKFFLLFLLYTFLETMLDVVVLLPSFIKFFSQALKHSSSPGKLASLVLAFVLNLAFVLSLLCFVVMHLSLLSTNTTSVEVHEKNGDVRWKYDLGKKKNFEQVFGKKKAFWLLPLYSKDDLHSITSLQGLEFPTRSDIDP from the exons ATGAACCTTTTCCGGTTCTGCTCCGGTCTGAAAGTCCTCGGCTACTTCATGATCCTTCTCGTCTTCGCCGTCGTCGCCGTTTCTTACTACGCCGTCGTGGTTAACACATGGTGGCCGATCTTAATCGAAAGCAGCCATGGAGCTCTCACAGCCCTCGCATGCCTAATCATCTCTCTCTTCCATTTCCTG CTGATGATGTTGTTGTGGAGCTACTTCACTGTGGTCTTTACGGATCCAGGTTCCGTTCCTGAGCACTTCAGAAGAGAGCTTGGGGGTGGTGAGAGTTTGGAAGCTGGTACTTCCACAGACCAACGAGCTTTTGGTTCTTTAGGTTACTGTCCGAAATGTCGGAATGTTAAGCCGCCTCGTTGCCATCACTGTTCTGTCT GTCAAAGATGTGTTCTGAAGATGGATCATCACTGTGTTTGGATTGTGAACTGTGTTGGAGCGCGCAATTACAAgtttttccttctctttctg TTGTATACCTTTCTGGAGACAATGTTGGATGTTGTAGTATTGCTTCCTAGTTTCATCAAGTTCTTCAGCCAAGCTCTGAAGCATTCATCTTCTCCTGGGAAACTGGCCTCCCTCGTTCTGGCTTTCG TTCTTAACTTAGCGTTCGTTCTCAGCCTTCTCTGTTTCGTAGTCATgcatctctctcttctctcaacCAATACTACTTCAGTTGAG GTTCATGAGAAAAACGGAGATGTTAGATGGAAGTATGACTTgggaaagaagaaaaacttcgaGCAG GTTTTTGGGAAGAAGAAAGCGTTTTGGCTCCTCCCATTGTACTCTAAAGATGATCTCCATAGCATAACGTCACTTCAAGGCCTTGAGTTTCCAACTCGTTCTGACATCGATCCTTGA